Genomic segment of Bacteroidales bacterium:
GAATTTTTACACTCGACACTGGAAGAGTCTTCCCTGAAACCTACGATTTGATCGAAAAAACGAACGCCCGCTATAAAATCAATATCGAAGTTTTCTTCCCGGAAAGAGATCAGGTAGAGAAAATGGTTGGCGAAAAAGGGATCAACCTTTTTTACGAAAGCATCGAAAACCGGAGGGAATGCTGCAATGTACGCAAGATTGTTCCTCTGAAACGAGCATTGCAAGGCCTTGATGTATGGATTAGCGGGCTGAGGCGGTCACAGTCGGTCACACGTACTGAAATCCAGACGGTGGAGTGGGATGAAGGCAACCACCTGATCAAAATTAATCCATTGATCAATTGGAAAGAAGAAGAAGTGTGGGCTTATATCAAAGAAAAAAATATTCCTTACAACACACTACATGACAGGGGATTTGCTAGCATTGGCTGCCAGCCCTGCACGCGGGCTGTCAACCCCGGTGAGGACGTGCGTGCGGGGCGCTGGTGGTGGGAAAATCCCGACCATAGAGAGTGCGGTTTACATGTGAAACAGAACAAGGTTTGATTTTATATCTAATTATAAATTATGGATTTAAGTATCTTTCAGGCTGACTCATGGGTATTTGTATGGATCATTTTGCCGCTGCTTATCTTTTTTTCGCGTATTGCCGACCAAAGCATCGGTACCCTGCGACTGATCTTTGTGTCGAAGGGTTATAAATATTACGCACCAATCCTCGGTTTCTTCGAAGTGATCATTTGGCTGCTTGCAGTGAGTCAAATCCTGAAGCAGATGGATAACTTCCTCTATTACATTGCCTACGGCGCCGGTTTTGCAGCTGGTAACTTTATCGGAATTATACTCGAAGAACGCATTTCATTAGGAACGGTCATAGTGAGAATTATGCCAAAATTGGATGCCACTGATCTGATCGCTTACCTGAAAGATAACAATTACGGCCTTACGCTGATGGACGCCGAAGGTAGCCGCGGTCCGGTCAAGATCATCTTTCTTATCATCCCTCGCAAACAGGTGAAAGAGCTGGTTTCGATCATCAACCGGTTTAACCCCAATGCCTTTTACTCCATTGAAGATGTCAAATCAGTAAAACATGGGATAATCAGGCAGGATAACCCTGTGTTCTGGAAGCCAAAAGTACCGCAGTTGTGGAGGAAAAGTAAATAAAACAGCTTAGCGAAAAGCCTTCGCCGTATTAAAAGTTGAAACTCAATTCATCAATCCCATCTTATTGCCTTTACCGGGCTGATGCGCATGATCACGTAAGAAGGGACTAGCATAAAGAGGATGCAGAGGGTCAATGTTCCGACGTTGAGGAGGATGATTGGTAAAATATCAAGTTGAATGGGCACGTATGGAACATAATAGGATTCCTGGTCAAGCTTAAAAATTCGGAAGTAAAACTGCAATAATGAAAGTGAAATCCCGAGTAAATTCCCATAAAGCAACCCCCTGCCGATGATGAAAGATGCATTGTAAAGAAAAATCCGCCGCACCGACCGGTTACCTGCACCGAGTGCCTTCAACACGCCGATCATATTGGTTTTTTCGAGAATAAGGATGAGTAGTGTTGAAATCATATTAATGGCAGCAACGGCAATCATCAGTACCAGAATGATAATGACGTTCATATCCTGAAGGCCAAGCCATTCGAAGATTTGTGGAAACATGTCCTTTATTGATGTGGAGTTGAGGTCGTAACCAATTGTGTTGTAAACCATTTCTGTCATCCGGTCAATATCGCGGAAGTCGTTCACAAACACTTCAAACCCGCTGATTTCGCTGGTGTCCCAGTTGTTGAGCCGCTGCACATGACGCAGGTCTCCAATCAGGTAAAGATCATCAAACTCTTCGAGCCCGGTTTCGTAAATTCCTGCAATACGAAATTTTCGGCCCCGTGGACTGAGTTCATCAGCATTCACAAAATAAACCCGGACATCCTCACCAAGGCTTAAGTTGAGCTTGTTTACAATTTTTCTGGAAATAAGGATGTCGTCGGTTTGGCTTTCAGCATCAATTGATATCAGGGCGCCTTCAACGATTTTATCCTTGAAAAACGACCAGTCGAAATCGGTCCAGATCCCTTTGAGAACGATGCCCTGGATTTGGTCGGCAGTCTTGATTAATCCCGATTTTGTTGCAAAAACCTGGATATGACGGATGCCGGCGCTGTCGCTGAGGCCGGGATAAAAAGGCTGGTCAATGCTGATGGGGGATGTTTCGTAAGAGCGGTTTAGGTCGAAGCTTGTGATCTGGATGTGCGAACCAAAACCGATCACTTTATCTGTAAT
This window contains:
- a CDS encoding ABC transporter permease, producing the protein MNFEFFIAKGILSKDKANFSWPIVRLSVISIALGLAVMIISVAVTTGFKGAITDKVIGFGSHIQITSFDLNRSYETSPISIDQPFYPGLSDSAGIRHIQVFATKSGLIKTADQIQGIVLKGIWTDFDWSFFKDKIVEGALISIDAESQTDDILISRKIVNKLNLSLGEDVRVYFVNADELSPRGRKFRIAGIYETGLEEFDDLYLIGDLRHVQRLNNWDTSEISGFEVFVNDFRDIDRMTEMVYNTIGYDLNSTSIKDMFPQIFEWLGLQDMNVIIILVLMIAVAAINMISTLLILILEKTNMIGVLKALGAGNRSVRRIFLYNASFIIGRGLLYGNLLGISLSLLQFYFRIFKLDQESYYVPYVPIQLDILPIILLNVGTLTLCILFMLVPSYVIMRISPVKAIRWD
- a CDS encoding DUF2179 domain-containing protein, coding for MDLSIFQADSWVFVWIILPLLIFFSRIADQSIGTLRLIFVSKGYKYYAPILGFFEVIIWLLAVSQILKQMDNFLYYIAYGAGFAAGNFIGIILEERISLGTVIVRIMPKLDATDLIAYLKDNNYGLTLMDAEGSRGPVKIIFLIIPRKQVKELVSIINRFNPNAFYSIEDVKSVKHGIIRQDNPVFWKPKVPQLWRKSK
- a CDS encoding phosphoadenylyl-sulfate reductase, whose translation is MTNNSVDILNEQFKSASANEVLDYFIKNYKGRIALASSMGAEDQVLTEMIAKINPLTRIFTLDTGRVFPETYDLIEKTNARYKINIEVFFPERDQVEKMVGEKGINLFYESIENRRECCNVRKIVPLKRALQGLDVWISGLRRSQSVTRTEIQTVEWDEGNHLIKINPLINWKEEEVWAYIKEKNIPYNTLHDRGFASIGCQPCTRAVNPGEDVRAGRWWWENPDHRECGLHVKQNKV